A window of Phycisphaerae bacterium genomic DNA:
GATGTCGCTGGTTTCGTATCAGCAGCGGCGGGTGGTCCGCTGGGACACGGCAAAGGAAGAGATCGTCTGAGGTGATATCCCTGGCACAATCGGAGCAACCATGAGAATCACACCGCTGACTGCTGCAGCCGTTTTCTTCATCACTTGTCTCTGTGCCGCGCAGGAAACCCAGGTCCAGGACGCAGCGGCCCCCAAGGCAGGCAAGGTGATCGCGCGATCCGACGGCCTGCATGGGTACATCGGCTTCGACGCCGATCGCCCACCCGCCAGGTCTGAGTACAGTGCGGGCATGGGCTTCTACTCGGCTGTCTGGCCGCTGATTGACCAGCCGCTCGCCGACTTTCAGATTGGTCTGCCCAGCGCCTGGATCACGCCGGACAACTCAGATAACAAGGACAAGCCGCTTGCTCCGGAAGGCACGCTGGCTCGGACATGGAAAGAGCGCGGCCCCACCTGGGCCAGCGTCTTCCAGACCGTGGAGGGCGGCTTGGGCTACTGGGCGGGAAACCATTTCCGCTACGGCCCGCCAAAGTTCAGCATGAACGCCACGCCGCAGTGTTACGACTACGAGGTGGGTTCACCCGGTTGGTCGTTCTTCTACGACAACGAAGCTCTGCCCGACAATCGACTCGGCATCGCGCAACTGAGTAACCGGCTGCTGATTCCTCCCGATGCCCTGCCGTTTCAGGGGAATCCCAACGGCCAGTTCCTGGGCTACACCTGGATGACCTTGCCCTTCACGGAGCCGACCACGGAAGACCCGCCCACCGGAGACCAGAGTTGGACCTGCTTCTTGAGTGCGGCCAATTTCAAAGGGCCGATTGCGTACTACATTCCGGAAACGTGGAGCAAGGTCGGCAGGTTGTTCAACTATCCCTTCCTGTACGGGCGCGGACTCGACGCTCGGCCGGGCAACATGGGCGGCGGGGCGATGGAAATCAACACGGTGCCACGGTTCGACGCTCCACACGCACACGGAGTCGTCTACTCGAGAATTCCCAGGTTGCAGTTCCCGGTGGACGGCCAGGGCAGGACCCTCCTGGTGCAGGATGTGACCTACTACTCGAAAGCGGCCCTCCACGATGCCTTCAAGGCCTGGCGCAACGGTGGCCCGGCCTGCTCCGGACGGTTCGACGAGAAAGGCGCCTGGAAGTCCACGCTGACGACGCAGACCACGCGTTACGACCAGGCCGGAAAGAAGATCACCGGCGTTGAGCGCGTCTTCGACACCAAGGTGTTCGAGGGCAACGTGTGGGGCCTGGAGTGGTTTGAGAGCAAGATTAGTCCGAAGGGCGTGTTCCCTCAGTACTTCAAACACGCCGGGGAGGGACGAGTCGCGGTGGCAGCCGCGGACGTTCCTGCGGAGACGCAACTGCACACGCAGCAGTTCAAGCTGGCCGGGCCAGGTGCTCCCTACACATCACCGAAAAGCGGCGCCTGGACCCAACCCGGGCCAAAAGCGGGCCCGTTCACGGTGAAGCTCGCGGATGGCTCGGTCGTAACGTATTCGTGGTATCGCTTCATCGATCAGCCATCGTTTCAGCAGTACGGCTGGAGTGCGCAGAAGAAAGCGAAGTTGCAGGCCTTCGTGGAGAAGATCCATGCGAACTGGCTGATTGACCGGGACTATATGGCGCCTCCGAGTCGCGGAACGCTCGTGGCACTCGATCCGGCTTTGCTGGTGACGCCACCCAAGGGCCTGGGGGCGGGGTACGTCCCCATCGTCACGCGTCAAACCGCACAATGATCATGAAGGAGGCCGGGGACTCATGACCGAGAGCCGCTTGCCTACAAGCCGGTTCCGAGCCGACGACCAGCCGATGAAGTGTCGTTGTCGTGTTGGCTCAACCCAAGTGGTGTGGCTGCAATCAAACAACCCGCAAAGGAACCTGGATCATGAACAAGAAAGTCACCCCGTTCGTCCTGCCGCTGGCCGTCGCCCTGGCCGTGCTGGCCGAGCCGGCGTCTGCACAACCGGCCACTGCTGGTGCCCCGCTGAAACAGGCCGGCAAGAGCCCGCTCAAAGTCTTCATTCTGGCCGGGCAGTCCAACATGGAGGGCTACGGCACGGTCACCGGCTTGGACAAGGACGGGAAGGAGTGGAAGGGAACGCTGGCCTACCTGCTGCACGACCCCGCGAAAGCTGCGACGGTCAAGCACCTGCACGACGAACAGCTGGCACGCGTTCCCGAAGCGGTGGCGATTGAGGCCACCAACGATCAGTTTGGTGATCCCGCCCCCAACAAGCGGAAGAAGCTCAAGGTCGAGTACACGGTGGAAGGCAGGCTGCAGGAACGCACCGTGGACGAGGGACAGACGTTGACCCTAGCCGCGAGGCCGGGGCAAGTGGTGATCCGGAGAGCTACCTACGGCGACCTTCCCGAGGGAGCCATGCGCGACGTGACCGAGACAGTGAGGAAGCTCGCGGACTCCCGCCAAGGCGGCGAACGCTGGAAGGTACGCGATGACGTCTGGGTCTGGTTCAACGGCCGCAAAGGTGGGCTGACGGCCGGTTTTGGGGCCGGCACAAACCTGTTCGGACCCGAGCTTCAGTTCGGCCACGTGATGGGAGATGCCCTCGACAACCAGGTGCTCATCATCAAGACGGCGTGGGGCGGGAAGAGTCTCTACACTGATTTCCGCCCGCCCAGTTCGGGCGGCGTGGTCGGGCCGAACTACAAACAAATGTTGGAGACGGTGGCCAAGGTGCTGGCCAATCTGAAGATCGAGTTCCCCGGCTACGATGGCGGCGGTTATGAGCTGTCAGGCCTGGTCTGGTGGCACGGCTGGAACGACGGCTGTGATCCGAAGAACGCCGTGCCGGAGTACGAGAAGAATCTGGTGAACCTGGTCAAGGACCTGCGCCGGGACCTCAAGGCCCCGAAGCTGCCGGTGGTGGTCGGCGAACTGACGGGTCCCTGGGTGAAGGCGGACGGGGAGTGGAACGAACTCCGGAAGGCGCAAGCGGCCGCAGCGGCGCATCCGGAGTTCCGGGGCAATGTCCTGTTCGCGGAAACCCACGAGTTCGTGCGGGAGGAGAAAGATTCACCGGGCGGATGGGCCTGTCACGAATGGAACAATGCAGAGACGTATTTGCTCGTCGGCAATGCCTGTGTCGAAGCCATGATGAAGCTCTTGGGGCTGAGGCGTTCGTCGCCGGCAACCGCCTCGGACGGCATGATCCGCATCTTCAACGGCAAGGATCTTGCCGGCTGGGAAGGCGCGCCCGGCTGGTGGAAGGTGGAGGATGGAGCGCTGACTGCCCAAAGCACACCGGACAAACCGTGCACAGACTGCAACTACCTTATCTGGAAAGGCGACCAGCCGTCCGACTTTGAACTGACCTGCGATTTCAAACTGAGCACCTCCGCGAATTCCGGCGTCCAGATCCGTTCCGAAAGCCGGCCCAACTGGGACACCTATGGCTACCAGGCCGACATGAGCGGCGACGGCGGCCTGGTGGGGTATGTCTATCATCACAAGCGCGGGCTGATCGCGGAGCGCGGCGAGAAAGTGACCATCGCTGCCGATGGCAAGAAGGAAGTCCAGAAGATCGGAGATGCCGCCGAGCTTCTGAAGACGTTCAAAAAAGAGGAGTGGAACCAATATCGAATCATCTGTCGCGGCTCGGAGATCACGCTCTATGTCAATGGCGTTCTGATGTGCCAGATCACCGACAATGACGCAGGTACCGCCGTCAAGAGCGGAATCATCGCGCTGCAGATGCACCCCGGACCACCGATGAAAGTGCAGTTCAAGAACATTGATCTGAAAGAGTTGAAATAGCGCGGGATGAAGGCAAGGATGAGGTTGGCACACTTGAGCCAACGGACACGGGTGTGGCTTATGGCACCGCGGTGTACCCTTATCGCTAACCGGAGAGCCGGCCGAAGTCATTGTCAAAGGGACAAGGCACATGGATGGCTGCTCCGAGGCGCGACTTCTCTGCGAGTGGATTGCGGCCGAAGTCCCCAAGGCTGATCAGGCCCTGGCTCAGGCCCAGGGGCCAAGAGGGTCGAAGCCTGGCAACATGGAGCGCTGGCGCGCGCCGACGGGCGTCTCTGGTCAGGCCTTCCTCCGGTGGCAGACGAGATGCCCCCCGCGACGGCAGCAGGAGGCCGCGATCTTTTCGTCTGACGCCCGGCTCACACATACGGCAGTCATGCTCAGCATC
This region includes:
- a CDS encoding DUF1080 domain-containing protein; translation: MNKKVTPFVLPLAVALAVLAEPASAQPATAGAPLKQAGKSPLKVFILAGQSNMEGYGTVTGLDKDGKEWKGTLAYLLHDPAKAATVKHLHDEQLARVPEAVAIEATNDQFGDPAPNKRKKLKVEYTVEGRLQERTVDEGQTLTLAARPGQVVIRRATYGDLPEGAMRDVTETVRKLADSRQGGERWKVRDDVWVWFNGRKGGLTAGFGAGTNLFGPELQFGHVMGDALDNQVLIIKTAWGGKSLYTDFRPPSSGGVVGPNYKQMLETVAKVLANLKIEFPGYDGGGYELSGLVWWHGWNDGCDPKNAVPEYEKNLVNLVKDLRRDLKAPKLPVVVGELTGPWVKADGEWNELRKAQAAAAAHPEFRGNVLFAETHEFVREEKDSPGGWACHEWNNAETYLLVGNACVEAMMKLLGLRRSSPATASDGMIRIFNGKDLAGWEGAPGWWKVEDGALTAQSTPDKPCTDCNYLIWKGDQPSDFELTCDFKLSTSANSGVQIRSESRPNWDTYGYQADMSGDGGLVGYVYHHKRGLIAERGEKVTIAADGKKEVQKIGDAAELLKTFKKEEWNQYRIICRGSEITLYVNGVLMCQITDNDAGTAVKSGIIALQMHPGPPMKVQFKNIDLKELK